Proteins from a genomic interval of Mustela lutreola isolate mMusLut2 chromosome 4, mMusLut2.pri, whole genome shotgun sequence:
- the LOC131830471 gene encoding olfactory receptor 2F1-like: MGRENQTWMSEFILLGLSSCWDTQLSLFVLFLVMYLVTVLGNFLIILLIRLDSKLHTPMYFFLSVLSFVDICYTNSTVPQMLVHFLSAWKSIPFHSCVLQLLISLAMGSSEFFLLGAMAYDRYVAVCHPLHYTVIMHGGLCLGLAAGCVGAGFMNSTMQTIIIFRLPLCRNVINHFACEMLAVLRLTCVDISFNKVMVAISGFLVIMLPCFLVLFSYGRIVTAILHIRSAQGRCKAFETCASHLTVVSMCFGTAIFTYLRPSAGSSAEQEKMVALFYAVVTPMLNPLIYSLRNKEVMSALRRLLGKFNKKR; this comes from the coding sequence ATGGGCAGAGAAAACCAGACATGGATGAGTGAGTTCATTCTGCTGGGGCTGTCCAGCTGCTGGGACACCCAGCTGTCCCTATTTGTCCTTTTCCTGGTCATGTATCTGGTGACTGTGCTGGGGAACTTCCTCATCATCCTCCTCATCAGACTGGACAGCAAGCtgcacacacccatgtactttttcctcagTGTCTTGTCATTTGTGGACATCTGCTATACCAACAGCACTGTCCCACAGATGCTCGTTCACTTCCTGTCAGCCTGGAAGTCCATCCCATTCCACAGCTGTGTGCTCCAGCTGCTTATCTCCCTGGCGATGGGCAGCTCAGAATTCTTCCTGCTGGGAgccatggcctatgaccgctacgtGGCGGTGTGCCATCCGCTGCACTACACGGTCATCATGCACGGGGGGCTGTGCCTGGGGCTGGCTGCCGGCTGTGTAGGGGCTGGTTTCATGAATTCAACGATGCAGACGATCATCATCTTTCGGCTACCCTTGTGCCGTAATGTTATTAATCACTTTGCCTGTGAGATGTTGGCTGTGCTGAGGCTGACCTGTGTGGACATCTCCTTCAACAAGGTCATGGTGGCTATCTCAGGATTTCTGGTGATCATGCTTCCCTGCTTCCTAGTTCTTTTCTCTTATGGTCGTATAGTTACTGCCATTCTGCACATTCGCTCAGCCCAAGGACGCTGCAAAGCGTTTGAGACCTGTGCTTCCCACCTCACTGTGGTTTCCATGTGCTTTGGAACAGCCATCTTCACATACTTGAGACCCTCTGCTGGCTCCTCAGCAGAGCAAGAGAAGATGGTTGCCCTGTTCTATGCGGTGGTGACCCCAATGCTGAATCCCCTAATCTACAGCTTGAGGAACAAGGAAGTAATGAGTGCCCTGAGGAGACTGTtgggaaaatttaataaaaaaaggtaa